From the Candidatus Rokuibacteriota bacterium genome, the window TCCTTGCCAAGGCGCTCGAATACGAGGAGTTCCTGGAGGCGTTTCGTCAGGAGCTGACAGCGGCCGCGCGGCGGACGGTGGCGTTCAAGAGCATCATCGCGTACCGCTCGGGACTCGCCGTCCGGGCGTGGAGGCGGCAAGAAGCCGCGGACGCCTATCAACGCGCCGTGGCCCGGGTCCAGGCCGGAGGCTCGCCGCGGCTCACGGAGAAGCCGCTTCTCGACACGCTCCTGGAGGTCACGCTCGACGTGTCGAGAGACACGGGCCGGGCTCTCCAGCTTCACACGGGCTTCGGCGACCCCGACATTGATCTCCTCCAGGCTAACCCCCTTCTGCTCCGCCCGGTGCTCGAGGACCCGCGCTGGGCGGAGGTCCGCATCGTTCTCCTCCACCTGGCCTACCCGTATTTCCGAGAAGCCGCCTTCATGGCCGCGGTGTGGCGCCAGGCGTATGTGGACATCTCCCTCGCACTTCCGTTCCTCGGTGCTGGGGCCACTCATGCCCTGATCGAGGTCCTCTCCCTCGCGCCGGCGAGCAAGCTCCTCTACGGCTCAGACGTGGGCGGGCTCCCTGAGCTCTTCGCCCTCGCAGCGGAGTGGGCGCGCCGCGCGCTGGGCGAGGCCCTGGGCTGGCTCGTCGAGCGAGGCGGGCTTGGCGGCGAGGAGGCCCACAGGGTCGCGCGCCAGATCCTCTCGGAGAACGCCGCGGCGCTGTACGGCCTGTGAACGCTGCTTGACCGTGCGGGCCGGCCGGGCTAGGTTTCCTGAGAGAGACGGTCGCCATGCCGCTGGTCGCCGCCGTCGCCTGCGCCCACACCCCGCAGCTCCTCGTGCGGCCGCCGACCGAAGATCGCGATCTCGTCCTGCAGGTTCACGCGGCCTTCGCGCGGATGAAAGGGCTCCTCACGGAGGCGCGGCCCGACGCCCTCGCCATCGTCGCCGGCGACCACATCGAGGGGTTCTTCCTGAACGCGGTGCCCGCCCTGGCGGTGTTCGTGGGAACGGAGGCCGCGGGGAAGTTCGGCCGCTACGCGTACCGCTTCCCCGTC encodes:
- a CDS encoding amidohydrolase family protein, with the protein product MDLSDLLVVDGHCHPLLPDPWAVSAETFLALFSEGRPGTMTAHIPHTSYFRRALRALAQRLGGEPTIETVLARRQALGIEGARRWLTDSRVTALLVDTGYPPDTMPLPEMRRLLGCAVHEVFRVETCAQALLAKALEYEEFLEAFRQELTAAARRTVAFKSIIAYRSGLAVRAWRRQEAADAYQRAVARVQAGGSPRLTEKPLLDTLLEVTLDVSRDTGRALQLHTGFGDPDIDLLQANPLLLRPVLEDPRWAEVRIVLLHLAYPYFREAAFMAAVWRQAYVDISLALPFLGAGATHALIEVLSLAPASKLLYGSDVGGLPELFALAAEWARRALGEALGWLVERGGLGGEEAHRVARQILSENAAALYGL